From the genome of Paracoccus seriniphilus, one region includes:
- a CDS encoding TRAP transporter substrate-binding protein — translation MDRRSFLTRASVGGAAAAAGTTLAAPAIAQEMPSINWRMASSFPTSLDTIYGGGPELAKRLEEATDGKFKIQVFAAGELVPGLDAINATTDGTVECAHSVGYYNWGKDPAFACGADLPFTFSGRAKAAYNYHGGGLEKYNQFLEQYDLISFPGGNTGTQMGGWYRKEINTLADLQGLKMRIAGLAGRVVSKLGVVPQQIAGGDIYASLEKGTIDATEWVGPYDDSKLGFQKVAPYYYYPGFWEGGPTVSFFFNKAQWDQLPDNYKSLVRSCAQATDQNMLAKYDSKNPAALKELVASGAKLRPFSEEILTAAFEAANEVYAELSAENEWFKTQYEAMLQFRDDWYLYAQTSEYTFDTFMMIQQRNGKLAP, via the coding sequence CTGGACCGGCGCTCATTCCTGACGCGCGCCTCGGTTGGCGGTGCGGCCGCAGCGGCGGGCACCACGCTTGCCGCCCCTGCCATTGCGCAGGAAATGCCCTCGATCAACTGGCGGATGGCCTCGTCCTTCCCGACCTCGCTGGATACGATCTATGGCGGCGGCCCCGAACTGGCCAAACGCCTGGAAGAGGCGACCGACGGCAAGTTCAAGATCCAGGTCTTCGCCGCGGGCGAGCTGGTCCCCGGTCTGGACGCCATCAATGCGACCACCGATGGCACCGTCGAATGCGCGCATTCGGTCGGCTATTACAACTGGGGCAAGGATCCGGCCTTTGCCTGTGGTGCCGATCTGCCCTTTACCTTCTCGGGACGTGCCAAGGCCGCCTACAACTATCACGGCGGCGGGCTGGAGAAATACAACCAGTTCCTCGAGCAATATGACCTGATCAGCTTCCCCGGCGGCAATACCGGCACCCAGATGGGTGGTTGGTATCGCAAGGAGATCAACACCCTTGCCGACCTGCAGGGGCTGAAAATGCGCATCGCCGGACTGGCAGGCCGCGTTGTCAGCAAGCTTGGCGTCGTGCCCCAGCAGATTGCCGGCGGCGATATCTATGCCTCGCTGGAAAAAGGCACGATCGACGCCACGGAATGGGTCGGCCCCTATGACGACAGCAAGCTGGGCTTCCAGAAAGTTGCGCCCTATTACTACTATCCCGGTTTCTGGGAGGGTGGCCCGACGGTCAGCTTCTTCTTCAACAAGGCGCAGTGGGACCAGCTGCCTGACAACTACAAGTCTCTGGTGCGCAGTTGCGCGCAGGCCACCGACCAGAACATGCTGGCCAAATATGACAGCAAGAACCCGGCAGCACTGAAAGAACTGGTTGCATCGGGCGCAAAGCTTCGCCCCTTCAGCGAGGAAATCCTGACGGCTGCCTTCGAGGCCGCGAATGAAGTCTATGCCGAGTTGTCTGCCGAGAATGAATGGTTCAAGACGCAGTATGAGGCCATGCTGCAATTCCGCGATGACTGGTATCTCTATGCCCAGACCTCGGAATACACCTTCGATACATTCATGATGATCCAGCAGCGCAACGGCAAGCTGGCCCCATAA